Part of the Flavobacteriales bacterium genome, GAGGCTAATTGTTCCTTTGTCGGTGGTTATTACCAATCTTCTTAAGCTAGGGATTCAAATGTTGTTATTTACTTCCTTCTGGTTATACTTTTATATTACAACGGATAAAATTGCACCAAACTTTGTCATATTAATATTTCCTTTTCTTGTGCTTATTATGGCAAGTTTAGGGTTAGGTATTGGTATGTTGGTATCTGCTTTAACCACCAAGTATAGAGATATGACTTTTTTAGTAGGGTTTGGCGTTTCTCTTTTGATGTATGCATCACCAATTATTTATCCAATATCGGAAATAAAGAATCCAACTATTCTAATGGTAATTAAAGCAAATCCAATGACAAGTATCATAGAGACTTTTAAGCATGCTTTCCTCGGAACTGGTAGCTTAGATCTGTTTGGGCTTTTGTATAGTGCAGCTTTTGCTATAGTGGTTTTGTTTATTGGAATAATCGTTTTTAATAAGGTTGAAAAATCTTTTATAGATACAGTGTAGTATGAGCGAGGTAGTATTGAAAATAAAAGATGTATCAAAGCAATACCGACTAGGTGTTGTGGGAACAGGATCGCTTACGCATGATTTAAAAAGATGGTGGTACTCAATTAGAGGTAAAGAAGATCCTTTTTTAATGATCGGTGACACCAACGATAGAGCTGTTGAAGGTGGCAGCGAT contains:
- a CDS encoding ABC transporter permease, which translates into the protein MTEEENWDIVIEPKRSILDVRLGEIWKYKDLLLLFVWRDFVSVYKQTILGPLWFFIQPIITAVTFNLIFNNIANIKTDGIPPILFYMAGLTMWGYFAECLNKTSGTFTGNQGLFGKVYFPRLIVPLSVVITNLLKLGIQMLLFTSFWLYFYITTDKIAPNFVILIFPFLVLIMASLGLGIGMLVSALTTKYRDMTFLVGFGVSLLMYASPIIYPISEIKNPTILMVIKANPMTSIIETFKHAFLGTGSLDLFGLLYSAAFAIVVLFIGIIVFNKVEKSFIDTV
- a CDS encoding ABC transporter ATP-binding protein codes for the protein MSEVVLKIKDVSKQYRLGVVGTGSLTHDLKRWWYSIRGKEDPFLMIGDTNDRAVEGGSDYVWALKDINLEINKGEVIGIIGKNGAGKSTLLKLLA